Proteins encoded within one genomic window of Diceros bicornis minor isolate mBicDic1 chromosome X, mDicBic1.mat.cur, whole genome shotgun sequence:
- the LOC131400744 gene encoding ferritin light chain-like — protein MGSRIPQTYAAKVEAAVNRLVNLHLRASSTYLFLGSYFEGDDVAVEGVGHFFRELAEEKREGAQRLLKFQNQWSGCALVQDGQKLSQDEWSGSVDAMEAAIALEKDLNEAILDLHALGCANTEPHLCAFLKSHFLEEEMKVIKMMGDYLTNLRRLAGAEAGLGEYLFQSLSHKHN, from the coding sequence ATGGGCAGCAGGATCCCCCAGACTTACGCTGCCAAGGTGGAGGCCGCCGTCAACCGCCTAGTTAACCTGCATCTGCGGGCCTCCTCCACCTACCTCTTTCTGGGCTCTTATTTCGAAGGTGACGATGTGGCTGTGGAGGGTGTGGGCCATTTCTTCCGCGAGTTGGCTGAGGAGAAGCGTGAGGGCGCCCAGCGGCTCTTGAAGTTTCAAAACCAGTGGAGCGGCTGCGCCCTCGTCCAGGACGGGCAGAAGCTGTCCCAAGATGAGTGGAGTGGCAGCGTGGATGCCATGGAAGCCGCCATAGCCCTGGAGAAGGACCTGAACGAGGCCATTTTGGATCTGCATGCTCTGGGTTGTGCCAACACAGAGCCACATCTCTGTGCCTTTCTGAAAAGCCACTTCCTCGAGGAGGAGATGAAAGTCATTAAGATGATGGGCGACTACCTGACCAATCTCCGCAGGCTGGCCGGCGCCGAGGCCGGGCTGGGCGAATATCTCTTCCAAAGTCTCAGCCACAAGCACAACTAG